One genomic window of Bacillus mycoides includes the following:
- a CDS encoding type III pantothenate kinase, translated as MIFVLDVGNTNAVLGVFEEGKLRQHWRMETDRHKTEDEYGMLVKQLLEHEGLSFEDVKGIIVSSVVPPIMFALERMCEKYFKIKPLVVGPGIKTGLNIKYENPREVGADRIVNAVAGIHLYGSPLIIVDFGTATTYCYINEEKHYMGGVITPGIMISAEALYSRAAKLPRIEITKPGSVIGKNTVSAMQSGILYGYVGQVEGIVKRMKEEAKQEPKVIATGGLAKLISEESNVIDIVDPFLTLKGLYMLYERNANLQHEKGE; from the coding sequence ATGATTTTTGTATTGGATGTAGGGAACACAAATGCGGTACTAGGTGTGTTTGAAGAGGGGAAACTTCGTCAGCATTGGCGCATGGAAACAGATCGTCATAAAACAGAAGATGAGTATGGGATGCTTGTAAAGCAGTTACTTGAGCATGAAGGTCTTTCTTTTGAAGATGTGAAAGGTATTATTGTGTCTTCAGTCGTACCGCCAATTATGTTCGCTTTAGAGCGTATGTGTGAAAAGTATTTTAAAATTAAACCGCTTGTAGTGGGGCCTGGGATAAAAACTGGCTTGAATATTAAATATGAAAATCCACGTGAAGTAGGCGCGGACCGAATTGTAAATGCAGTAGCAGGAATCCATTTGTATGGAAGTCCGCTTATTATTGTTGATTTTGGTACGGCTACTACATATTGTTATATTAACGAAGAGAAGCATTATATGGGTGGCGTCATTACGCCAGGAATTATGATTTCGGCAGAGGCTTTATATAGCAGGGCAGCAAAGCTTCCTCGTATTGAAATTACAAAACCAGGTAGTGTTATCGGGAAGAATACAGTAAGTGCAATGCAATCAGGTATTCTTTATGGATACGTTGGACAAGTGGAAGGTATTGTTAAGCGCATGAAGGAAGAAGCTAAGCAAGAACCGAAAGTTATTGCAACAGGTGGATTAGCAAAATTAATTTCAGAAGAATCAAATGTAATTGATATTGTAGATCCGTTTTTAACGTTAAAAGGTTTGTATATGTTATATGAACGTAATGCAAATTTACAACATGAGAAGGGTGAATAA
- the hslO gene encoding redox-regulated molecular chaperone HslO, whose protein sequence is MKDYLVKALAFNGEVRAYSVRTTNTVSEAQKRHDTWRTASAALGRSLTAGTMMGAMLKGEQKLTIKVEGNGPIGPILVDAHANGDVRGYVTNPHVDFEGTEQGKLRVYQAVGTEGFVTVIKDIGMREPFIGQSPIVSGELGEDFTYYFAVSEQTPSSVGVGVLVNGDDSVLAAGGFILQIMPGAQEETISFIEERLQQIPPVSQLIEQGLSPEELLYEVLGKDKVKVLETMDVQFNCTCSRERIESVLISLGKAELEQIRAEEEETEVHCHFCNERHKFAKEDITSLIENL, encoded by the coding sequence ATGAAAGATTATTTAGTAAAAGCGTTAGCGTTTAATGGAGAGGTTCGTGCTTATAGTGTACGTACAACAAATACAGTAAGTGAGGCGCAAAAACGTCATGATACATGGAGAACAGCTTCAGCAGCACTTGGTCGTTCTTTAACTGCGGGTACAATGATGGGTGCTATGTTAAAAGGCGAGCAGAAGTTAACGATTAAAGTAGAGGGTAACGGACCGATTGGTCCTATCTTAGTCGATGCTCATGCAAATGGGGATGTACGTGGTTATGTAACGAATCCGCATGTTGATTTTGAAGGAACGGAACAAGGGAAATTACGTGTATATCAAGCGGTAGGTACAGAAGGATTTGTAACGGTAATTAAAGATATCGGTATGCGTGAACCATTTATCGGTCAATCTCCAATTGTTTCAGGAGAACTAGGGGAAGATTTCACATATTATTTCGCGGTTTCTGAGCAGACACCTTCTTCTGTAGGTGTTGGTGTTCTTGTAAATGGAGATGATAGCGTATTAGCGGCGGGTGGATTTATTCTTCAAATTATGCCAGGTGCGCAGGAAGAAACAATTTCATTTATTGAAGAGCGTCTGCAACAAATCCCGCCGGTATCACAATTAATCGAACAAGGTCTTTCTCCAGAAGAATTACTGTATGAAGTGCTTGGAAAAGATAAAGTGAAAGTGCTAGAAACAATGGATGTTCAATTTAATTGTACATGTTCACGTGAGCGTATTGAAAGTGTGCTAATTAGTTTAGGTAAAGCGGAGTTAGAACAAATTCGTGCAGAAGAAGAAGAGACGGAAGTTCACTGTCACTTCTGTAATGAACGACATAAATTCGCTAAAGAAGATATTACAAGTCTAATTGAGAACCTGTAA
- the cysK gene encoding cysteine synthase A, whose protein sequence is MRVAQSVSELIGKTPIVKLNRIVESDSADVYLKLEFMNPGSSVKDRIALAMIEDAENKGLLKEGDTIIEPTSGNTGIGLAMVAAAKGYKAILVMPETMSIERRNLLRAYGAELVLTPGPEGMGGAIRKATELAEEHGYFIPQQFQNQANPEIHRITTGPEIVEQMGDQLDAFIAGIGTGGTITGAGEVLKEAYKDIKIYAVEPADSPVLSGGKPGPHKIQGIGAGFVPETLDVEVYDEIIQVKTEQAFEYARRVAREEGILVGISSGAVVYAATEVAKKLGKGKKVLVIIPSNGERYLSTPLYQFES, encoded by the coding sequence ATGCGAGTGGCACAATCAGTTTCAGAATTAATCGGGAAAACGCCGATCGTTAAGTTGAACCGCATCGTAGAATCAGACAGCGCAGATGTATACTTAAAATTAGAATTTATGAATCCGGGGAGCAGTGTTAAAGATCGTATCGCGTTAGCTATGATTGAAGATGCTGAAAATAAAGGATTATTAAAAGAGGGCGATACAATCATTGAGCCGACAAGTGGTAACACAGGTATTGGCTTAGCGATGGTAGCAGCTGCTAAAGGATATAAGGCAATTTTAGTAATGCCAGAAACAATGAGTATTGAGCGTCGTAATTTATTACGCGCTTACGGTGCTGAATTAGTATTGACTCCAGGACCTGAAGGAATGGGCGGAGCAATTCGAAAGGCAACTGAATTAGCAGAAGAACATGGGTACTTTATACCACAACAGTTCCAAAACCAAGCGAATCCAGAAATCCATCGTATAACAACAGGTCCAGAAATTGTTGAACAGATGGGGGATCAATTAGATGCGTTTATCGCAGGTATTGGTACAGGTGGAACAATTACAGGTGCCGGTGAAGTGCTGAAAGAAGCTTATAAAGATATCAAAATTTACGCGGTAGAACCTGCGGATTCACCAGTATTATCTGGTGGAAAGCCAGGACCACATAAGATCCAAGGAATTGGAGCGGGATTTGTTCCGGAGACATTGGATGTAGAGGTATATGATGAAATTATTCAAGTGAAAACGGAGCAAGCGTTCGAATATGCGAGAAGAGTCGCTAGAGAAGAAGGTATTTTAGTTGGTATCTCTTCGGGAGCAGTCGTTTATGCAGCGACAGAAGTTGCGAAGAAATTAGGTAAAGGGAAAAAGGTACTTGTTATTATCCCAAGTAATGGTGAACGTTATTTAAGTACACCACTTTATCAATTTGAGTCATAA
- the trpE gene encoding anthranilate synthase component I, with protein sequence MQRRKSLALSIPYQLDFFKQYKFLSQDKPQHILLESGRGGRYNIVGLDPVAVIQGKNETLHISESGKETIKRGNPLDLMQAYMEKWKTDYNPEYPPFQGGAIGYFSYDCIRYIEKLSSLAKDDINIPDIFFLLFDDVFVYDQQERVLWIITHYVDECEEAEERLNEWKGLWMKEAPKVTMPFECPEKKNEAVAFTEEGFMKAVERIQEYIGAGDVFQVNLSTRQERTLQTHPLEIYTSLREINPSPYMGYLEFGDFQIVSASPELLIKKQGKEVSTRPIAGTRSRGASEQEDEELAKELIENEKERAEHVMLVDLERNDLGRVCKYGTVEVDEFMVIEKYSHVMHIVSNVRGEVEADKDAFDLVKAVFPGGTITGAPKIRTMEIIEELEPVRRGIYTGSIGWIGYSGDTELNIVIRTLLAKDGQAHVQAGAGIVIDSNPKNEYKESLKKAIALWRAKESSEETVR encoded by the coding sequence ATGCAACGAAGAAAATCTTTAGCGCTTTCTATTCCATATCAGTTAGATTTCTTTAAGCAATATAAATTTCTTTCTCAGGATAAGCCGCAACATATTTTGTTAGAAAGTGGACGTGGTGGTCGTTATAACATTGTTGGGCTGGATCCAGTAGCGGTAATTCAGGGTAAGAATGAGACGTTACATATAAGTGAAAGTGGTAAGGAAACAATAAAGCGAGGGAATCCACTAGATTTAATGCAAGCGTATATGGAGAAATGGAAAACGGATTATAATCCGGAGTACCCACCTTTTCAAGGTGGGGCAATTGGATACTTTAGTTATGATTGTATCCGTTATATTGAAAAACTTTCTTCTCTTGCGAAGGATGATATTAATATACCTGACATATTCTTTTTGTTATTTGATGACGTGTTTGTGTATGATCAACAGGAGAGAGTATTATGGATTATTACTCATTATGTAGATGAGTGTGAAGAGGCAGAAGAGCGATTAAATGAATGGAAGGGTCTTTGGATGAAAGAAGCACCCAAAGTGACTATGCCGTTTGAATGTCCTGAAAAGAAAAATGAAGCAGTCGCTTTTACGGAAGAGGGCTTTATGAAGGCCGTTGAACGTATTCAAGAATATATTGGAGCGGGTGATGTGTTTCAAGTAAACTTGTCGACAAGACAAGAAAGAACATTACAAACACATCCACTAGAAATATATACAAGTCTTCGTGAAATTAATCCATCTCCATATATGGGTTACTTGGAGTTTGGAGATTTTCAAATTGTTAGTGCTTCGCCTGAATTACTAATTAAAAAGCAAGGAAAAGAAGTGAGTACAAGACCAATTGCCGGTACGCGCTCTCGAGGAGCAAGTGAGCAAGAGGATGAGGAATTAGCGAAAGAATTAATTGAAAACGAAAAGGAAAGAGCAGAGCATGTAATGCTTGTGGATTTAGAACGAAATGACTTGGGTCGTGTTTGTAAATACGGCACTGTTGAAGTAGATGAATTTATGGTAATTGAAAAATACTCACACGTTATGCATATTGTTTCTAATGTGCGTGGTGAGGTGGAAGCAGATAAAGATGCTTTCGATTTGGTGAAGGCTGTATTTCCTGGTGGGACAATTACCGGTGCCCCGAAAATACGTACGATGGAAATTATTGAAGAATTAGAACCTGTTCGCCGAGGGATTTATACGGGTTCAATTGGTTGGATTGGTTATTCTGGAGATACGGAATTGAATATTGTAATCCGAACACTGCTTGCTAAAGATGGACAAGCGCATGTGCAAGCTGGAGCGGGTATTGTAATTGATTCAAATCCAAAAAATGAATATAAAGAGTCGTTAAAAAAAGCAATCGCTTTATGGCGTGCAAAAGAAAGTAGCGAAGAAACGGTTAGGTGA